TTGCGTGCGAATGCGACTCGTACCGATATCGTTACCCGAATTACTGGGACGGGGAATACCTCCACTACGGGGAATACCTCCACTACGGGGAATATTACTCAAGGAACGAGTATTGAACTGCATTTCCGCCTGGATTTCTCCCTTGTCAATTTTTTCTTCTAAGGATTTGGCTAATTCTACCAATTGTTCAAACCCTCTGAATAAATCGCTCATAAAATTCCTCCTGAATTTACTGCACTAACTTGGCTGACCTAAAATAGGAGATTTGCCGCCCCTTTAATTCGCTCTAACGGTTCTACAGATCGAGGTAAACTTGGTAAGCAAACAATAGTTTGTTCGGCAAACAATCCCGGCTCGATTTTTACATCTGGGCTATAGCGGTTATGCACCACATAGCGCTGGGAAACTCCCATTTTTTTTAAAGAAGCTGTTAATCGCACTTGTTCGGCAATAATTGCTGCTTGCGCTTGCACAACCCCAATAAACTCTGTGTGTCGGGGGTCTTTTAATTTTTTCTGCGCTTGCATGACTTGCTGCCTTAAATTTCGCAACCGCCCCATTAAATCTACCCGACCCAACACATTTTGATATTTCATCCACAATTTGAATATCCAAGCTAACCAATCTCCCAAGGCAGTTGGCATTTCCAAAAAGCGCAGCAGATGACCTGTTGGGGCGGTATCTAAAATTATTAAATCTTGCTGCTTTTGGTCTAACAAATCCATTACTGTTACTAAGGATAACATTTCATCGATCCCGGGTAAAGCTTGCGCTACAATTTGTCGCCAAGCTTCTGGACTGTAAGCAATTTTGACTGCCCCTGTCTGAGATCCTTCGCCGCTAATCATTTCGGCTAATTCCCACAAGTAGTCGTTGCGGAATTGTTCTAAAACGATATCGGCATTTACTTCTTGACCGCTTAAATTAGGAGTTAATTGAGTGGGTTCGTGGCTCAATTTTTCTCCAAAGGCATCTCCCAAGGAATGAGCGGGATCTATGGATATCATGCGGATATTTCGATCGGGATAGCGATTGGCTAGCCCCCACCCAATTGCTGCTGCTACGGTGGTTTTTCCCACGCCACCTTTTCCGCCAATGAGGATAAGTTGGCGTTCTTCTGCGATAAAATCATTGAAACTGGGCAAAACTTTTTTTGGCCATTCTATCGGTGGTGGTGGCGCTAAGGTGACGCGATCGATTTTCTCAATTTGGTTAATAATCTTATCTAAAGCTTTACTTCCCAGAGGTTCTATCCCTTGTTGCGGTACAACAAATATAGGATGATTTCCTGGGAGTTTAAGGAATTTATCCAGTAAAATTTGTTGTTCGCTGTAGCGATCTAAGTCTAAATTCGATTGAGGCAAAATTCGGTTGATTAACAATCCGCCACAAGGGATTTTTAAGGTTTGCAAGCTGTCGATAAATCTTGCGGTTTCTAGCAGGCTCATCGGTTCGGCGATCGCCACCACCAAACAAGTAGTAAAAATCCCGTCTTGCAGCAATTTTTTCCCTTCTGTTAATTCAGATTTCATCTGAACTAAAAAGTTATCGACTTCATCTGCATTGTAGCTGCCTCTAAAACTTTGGGTAATTACCCGATGTTTTTCTTGAAATAATTCCAGGGAATTTAAAATTACATCTAAAAAATCTTTAATTCCCAACAAGTTTAAAGTGTGGCCGGAAGGAGCCATATCGACCACTACTCTGTCAACTACTTTTTCTGTAAGCAATCTTTGAATTTCTAACAAACCCATTAATTCGTCTAAACCAGGCCAATTTAAATCCCAAACAGGGGTTAAATCCTCTCCTTCAACAAAACTTCCCCGTTCGACTAAAAGTTCTAAAAATTTCCCGTATTTTGCCTTAAATTCTAAGAGTAATTTTCCCGCATCTAAAGCCCTGACGCTCAAGTTTGGTAAATCGTCTAAGGGTAAAGCTTTATCTTCTACTTTTACTTGCAATACGTCTCCCAGAGAATGGGCAGGATCGGTGGATATCAATAATATTTGTTCGTGGGGAAATAATTTAGCCCAACGCCGCGCAAACCCGCAAGAAAGAGTAGTTTTTCCGACTCCACCTTTCCCGCTAAACATTGCCAAGCGCAATGAGTCGTATTCGATTATTTCGTTGTTTGAAATGCTATGGTCGCTCATAAATTAATGGATTAGATAAAGTGATAAGGAGGCGCAGCTTCTCCTAGTTGTAATTGCCAACGGGGACAAGCTCTCTGCCAAGTGCAAAAGTGTGCTTCAAGTAATAGTTCGTCTTGGCGACTGACTAAAAGATAAATCCGCGATTCTTCACCTGGAGATGGAACGATAATGGCCGATGTATATATCTCGGTAATTAGATGAACTGCATTTTGCCATTCCGCAGTTTGGAGAATGTGAAAATCTTGCTGTGTTTGGTAGCGCTGTTTCTTCGCCAAAAAATACTGTCTGCCCCCGACTTCAGAGGGGATGGTTGGTTCCTCTAATTTTCGGGGAGTAAATTTTAAAGTGTATTCACCTTTACCATTGAGTTGGCTTAGCTTTTCTAGGTATTCATCAGCATAAGATTCTAGATGTGTGAGCAAATTTTCTTTGCATAGAAAAGATGTGCCGAACCGCAAGGGTAAAAGTGCCGTTTGGCAAAATACCTCCCAGATAACTCGGTCGTGGCGTAAAACCGCTTGAATTAATAGCGCGTCGTCTTTGCGGAGTGATTCCAAAGCTACTTCTGGTTCGACTAAAGCGGAGATTCTACCGCTACTAATCAAGCCGACTCGATCGGCAATGCCGATGGGTAAACTTAGCGCCTTGGTAGGTGTTTTCAAAAAAGCGTAACTATAGAGATTATACAATTCCATAAGCGGCAATCGAAGTAAATATTTTTGAAGAATTATAAACGGCTTCTTGAAGTTTTAGCAAAATCTTGAGCGGATTTTAAACAAGGGTATTGGCAGTTGATAATTCTCAGCTTATAATATTATAAACCACCTAAATTCACTTATGCAAAACATTCGCCCTCGTAGTATTATCCGGCCTAAAATTAGCAGTATGCCTCGCAATAAATCTGAGGCATCGAAACAGTTGGAGCTTTATAAGCTGGTAACGGAACAGCAGCGCATTCAGCAGGAAATGGTATTCATGGAACAGCGGATGCAACAGTTGAAACAACGGCTGACTGTTCTAGATAACCAGATTTTTAGTACCAAACAAACGATTGAAGAATTACATCCAGTAGTTCCCAGCAATCCTAAAGTTAGGGCTTGTCCGCCAATGGTTACTGAGTTCAATAATTTTCAAAATTTCTACCTAGAATATTAATATTTAAGGTAGAAGTTAAGCTAGAATTAGTAACTATATGGAAGAAACCCGCTCCGGCGGGTTTTTTGATTCTATAGGGAACAGTTAGGAAGAGTAACTTAGTTCGTGTTTAGACAATTTCTGCCGCTGTTTCTGATTCTTCTGACAATGCTTGAATCTTCAGCAATAGTTCTTCTTCCTGAATTTCAAATTCTTCTTCAGAAATATCGCCAATATCAAATGCCAACTGCAAAGCTAATAATTGTTTGTGCAAATTTTCTGTGGCATCGTATTCGGTATTGGCACGTTCTTGAATTTGTTGCCCTATCCATGCCAGACCGGTAATTGGCCCCATAATTGGAAATAGTAAAAGTTTCAGAGACATAACTCTGACTCCAGTTAAAAAAGTTGGGCGAATGTATAAGGAGCGGTAAAATTGTTGTAGCGAATTCTGAAGCGATCGCCAAATTTTTGGTCAATAGCTTCGACGCGATCGCTAAATTCAGCCTCCGCATCCCAAGAAATCAAATAAGCAGCGTTGTAAATCATTTCTTCGGTCATCGGGTCGTTTTCCACGACTTCTTTAGCCAAAGAATTTAATTCATCTCGGAAAGCTTGAATTACTTCCTGCTTGCGAAGCAACAAACCGTTTTCAATCATTTGACCGATATCAATGACTTCCTCCATACTCATAGTTTTACCTTCCATCGCATCGCGCTTTTGTTTCAAGTCTTTATTTGCAGAAAGTAGCGCTTGCAATTCTGACTTACTATCCCAAAGAACTTTAACGCTAACTTCTCGGCGTCCCGCTAATTTAGCGAATAAATCTTTTAGTTTATCCTGATGGGGTCTAGTCAATTGTTCTATGACAGTTTCCCAAGTTTTTATTACCATCCCAAAGCGCAAAGGTAGAAGAGTACGAAACCCTTCATTCATCGCTTGTTCTAAAACTCTTTCATGACAAATTAAATTGCGTCGAGAAGCTAGGTATTTTTCCTGTTTAGCGCTCGAATAAAGAAAGGTAAACCCCTCAATAATCGTGCTATATACTGGTTGCTTATCCATTCCTTCTAAGGCTAATTGTTCCGGCATAGAGTCAGGAAAAATGCCGTATAGGTAAAGACCACA
This Aerosakkonema funiforme FACHB-1375 DNA region includes the following protein-coding sequences:
- a CDS encoding ArsA family ATPase, which translates into the protein MFSGKGGVGKTTLSCGFARRWAKLFPHEQILLISTDPAHSLGDVLQVKVEDKALPLDDLPNLSVRALDAGKLLLEFKAKYGKFLELLVERGSFVEGEDLTPVWDLNWPGLDELMGLLEIQRLLTEKVVDRVVVDMAPSGHTLNLLGIKDFLDVILNSLELFQEKHRVITQSFRGSYNADEVDNFLVQMKSELTEGKKLLQDGIFTTCLVVAIAEPMSLLETARFIDSLQTLKIPCGGLLINRILPQSNLDLDRYSEQQILLDKFLKLPGNHPIFVVPQQGIEPLGSKALDKIINQIEKIDRVTLAPPPPIEWPKKVLPSFNDFIAEERQLILIGGKGGVGKTTVAAAIGWGLANRYPDRNIRMISIDPAHSLGDAFGEKLSHEPTQLTPNLSGQEVNADIVLEQFRNDYLWELAEMISGEGSQTGAVKIAYSPEAWRQIVAQALPGIDEMLSLVTVMDLLDQKQQDLIILDTAPTGHLLRFLEMPTALGDWLAWIFKLWMKYQNVLGRVDLMGRLRNLRQQVMQAQKKLKDPRHTEFIGVVQAQAAIIAEQVRLTASLKKMGVSQRYVVHNRYSPDVKIEPGLFAEQTIVCLPSLPRSVEPLERIKGAANLLF
- the gvpF gene encoding gas vesicle protein GvpF; translation: MDCGLYLYGIFPDSMPEQLALEGMDKQPVYSTIIEGFTFLYSSAKQEKYLASRRNLICHERVLEQAMNEGFRTLLPLRFGMVIKTWETVIEQLTRPHQDKLKDLFAKLAGRREVSVKVLWDSKSELQALLSANKDLKQKRDAMEGKTMSMEEVIDIGQMIENGLLLRKQEVIQAFRDELNSLAKEVVENDPMTEEMIYNAAYLISWDAEAEFSDRVEAIDQKFGDRFRIRYNNFTAPYTFAQLF
- a CDS encoding gas vesicle protein GvpG, translated to MSLKLLLFPIMGPITGLAWIGQQIQERANTEYDATENLHKQLLALQLAFDIGDISEEEFEIQEEELLLKIQALSEESETAAEIV
- a CDS encoding gas vesicle protein — encoded protein: MQNIRPRSIIRPKISSMPRNKSEASKQLELYKLVTEQQRIQQEMVFMEQRMQQLKQRLTVLDNQIFSTKQTIEELHPVVPSNPKVRACPPMVTEFNNFQNFYLEY
- a CDS encoding GvpL/GvpF family gas vesicle protein, whose amino-acid sequence is MELYNLYSYAFLKTPTKALSLPIGIADRVGLISSGRISALVEPEVALESLRKDDALLIQAVLRHDRVIWEVFCQTALLPLRFGTSFLCKENLLTHLESYADEYLEKLSQLNGKGEYTLKFTPRKLEEPTIPSEVGGRQYFLAKKQRYQTQQDFHILQTAEWQNAVHLITEIYTSAIIVPSPGEESRIYLLVSRQDELLLEAHFCTWQRACPRWQLQLGEAAPPYHFI